The region TAAGTAAAGTTGGAGAAATATTAGATGTAGCTGTAGAAAAAGAAATAATTAAAAAGAGTGGGTCTTGGTTTAGTTACGATGACACCAAGCTTGGACAAGGTAGAGATGCTGTAAAGCTTATTATTAAAGATAATCCTGAACTGTTTGAGGAGCTAGAAGAAAAAATAAAAGTAGCTATTAAAGAGAGTCTTTAAAATACAAATCCCGATTAATTCGGGATTTTTTTAATTAGTGACGCAACCTTTTTGAAGTTTGTGCATCTACCAATAAACAAACTTGAGTTAATTTAAAATGAAAAAGCTTTTTACTGCTATTGTAGTCCTTTGTATGCTGTCCTCTTGTAGTTTGGATAAAAATCCTCCAGAAAGCTATTTAGAACCAGTTCCGATTTCAAGTGCATCTATGCCAGAATATTTTACTCAAGGTGAGACTTATCAAATTGATATATCTTACTTAAGACCTACAGATTGTCACTATTTTCATGATATTTATTCTGTAAGAGAAGATAATGTTATTACTCTTGCTGTTATCAATTCGGTATCAGATAATGGTAATTGTCAACCTAGTAATATGGCAAAAGAAAGTTCTTTTGAATTTTTAGCTTCTGATTCTGGTAGTTATACATTTAAATTTTGGCAAGGTGAGGATGACCAAGGTGAAGATTTTTATTTAATAATGGAAGTACCTATAGAGTAAAAAAAGTATTAACCAATACATTGTTTAAAATTGAGTTTAGACCAACTCATACATAAATGCAAATCCAATGATACTAAAGCACAAAGCGAATTATACCAGCTTTATTCAAGCAAGTTATTCTCTGTTAGCTTAAAGTATTCAAGTTCTCATGCAGAAGCAGAAGACAATTTACAAGATGCGTTTATTACTATTTTTGATAAAATAAAACAGTACAAAAACAAAGGTAGTTTTGAAGGTTGGTTAAAGCGAGTCACTATAAATACTGTGTTACAACGTTACAGAACACAAAAGGTATTTGACATAGTAAATGAAGAAGCAATAGTTGACGAAAATGTTGAGATTGAAGAGGATGATGTTAGTATAGATTTTTTATTAAAATGCATCCAAGAGTTACCAGACAGATATAGGTTAGTTTTCAATCTGTATGTATTAGATGGTTACTCTCATAAAGAAATAGCAGATATGTTAGCAATAACATCTGGAACAACAAAGTCTAATTTAGCAAGAGCTAGACAGATATTAAAAGAAAAAATAGTAGAATATAAAACGGGATTAAACTCCCAATCGTTATAAATGAGTACAAAAAAGAACATAGATCGTCTATTTCAAGAGAAATTTAAAGAGTTTGATGTCAAACCAGACCCAAAGGTTTGGCAAAATATA is a window of Olleya sp. YS DNA encoding:
- a CDS encoding sigma-70 family RNA polymerase sigma factor; translation: MSLDQLIHKCKSNDTKAQSELYQLYSSKLFSVSLKYSSSHAEAEDNLQDAFITIFDKIKQYKNKGSFEGWLKRVTINTVLQRYRTQKVFDIVNEEAIVDENVEIEEDDVSIDFLLKCIQELPDRYRLVFNLYVLDGYSHKEIADMLAITSGTTKSNLARARQILKEKIVEYKTGLNSQSL